One window of the Benincasa hispida cultivar B227 chromosome 3, ASM972705v1, whole genome shotgun sequence genome contains the following:
- the LOC120074268 gene encoding uncharacterized protein LOC120074268 isoform X2: MALSSLPNFIHFPNSFSISNSNNLNVASIHSTTNSYLPPPLSAKRRPSLCVKCHGSPELENKDDDDDDPLETINKLYKGIKKKDIADLSNVIANRRPDIFNSIPFLQTNLPTTKDGSMVGIKWKVGWHKPLMESKEGVSIHSHHSYVGKLLIGNFEMLLDPLLQLGPMKTMKWIEASKSKERRIASLCLGFFLLLVSLFCLQFSVR; the protein is encoded by the exons ATGGCTCTTTCTTCATTACCAAATTTCATCCATTTCCCCAACTCATTCTCAATCTCAAACTCCAACAACCTCAACGTTGCCTCTATTCACAGTACAACAAATAGTTACCTCCCTCCGCCGCTGTCGGCCAAGCGTCGACCCTCTCTGTGCGTAAAATGCCATGGCAGTCCCGAGTTGGAAAATAAAGACGACGACGATGACGACCCTCTTGAAACAATCAATAAACTTTACAAAGGCATAAAGAAGAAAGACATTGCAGACTTGTCTAATGTAATAGCTAATCGACGTCCGGATATCTTCAATTCCATTCCttttcttcaaaccaatttG CCAACAACAAAAGATGGATCGATGGTGGGCATTAAATGGAAAGTAG GGTGGCATAAACCACTGATGGAGTCGAAAGAGGGAGTCAGTATCCATTCTCACCATAGCTATGTTGGAAAGTTGCTTATTGG AAACTTCGAGATGTTATTGGATCCTCTTCTTCAGCTTGGACCGATGAAAACG ATGAAATGGATTGAGGCTTCAAAGTCAAAAGAGAGGAGAATTGCATCTCTGTGTTTGGGTTTTTTCCTCCTCCTCGTGTCGCTCTTTTGTCTCCAGTTTTCTGTTCGTTAA
- the LOC120074268 gene encoding uncharacterized protein LOC120074268 isoform X1, with amino-acid sequence MALSSLPNFIHFPNSFSISNSNNLNVASIHSTTNSYLPPPLSAKRRPSLCVKCHGSPELENKDDDDDDPLETINKLYKGIKKKDIADLSNVIANRRPDIFNSIPFLQTNLKMWSLMSNIIKGLQDSLVFSVQPTTKDGSMVGIKWKVGWHKPLMESKEGVSIHSHHSYVGKLLIGNFEMLLDPLLQLGPMKTMKWIEASKSKERRIASLCLGFFLLLVSLFCLQFSVR; translated from the exons ATGGCTCTTTCTTCATTACCAAATTTCATCCATTTCCCCAACTCATTCTCAATCTCAAACTCCAACAACCTCAACGTTGCCTCTATTCACAGTACAACAAATAGTTACCTCCCTCCGCCGCTGTCGGCCAAGCGTCGACCCTCTCTGTGCGTAAAATGCCATGGCAGTCCCGAGTTGGAAAATAAAGACGACGACGATGACGACCCTCTTGAAACAATCAATAAACTTTACAAAGGCATAAAGAAGAAAGACATTGCAGACTTGTCTAATGTAATAGCTAATCGACGTCCGGATATCTTCAATTCCATTCCttttcttcaaaccaatttG AAAATGTGGAGTTTGATGTCTAATATTATAAAGGGATTACAAGATAGCTTAGTATTTTCAGTGCAGCCAACAACAAAAGATGGATCGATGGTGGGCATTAAATGGAAAGTAG GGTGGCATAAACCACTGATGGAGTCGAAAGAGGGAGTCAGTATCCATTCTCACCATAGCTATGTTGGAAAGTTGCTTATTGG AAACTTCGAGATGTTATTGGATCCTCTTCTTCAGCTTGGACCGATGAAAACG ATGAAATGGATTGAGGCTTCAAAGTCAAAAGAGAGGAGAATTGCATCTCTGTGTTTGGGTTTTTTCCTCCTCCTCGTGTCGCTCTTTTGTCTCCAGTTTTCTGTTCGTTAA